The following are encoded in a window of Bradyrhizobium guangdongense genomic DNA:
- a CDS encoding acyl-CoA synthetase, with protein MSSDTTATIAKAREHSIGDLLRRSAGRDPDKLAVSCGSVSWSFAEMDAICNRLGRGLLGLGVKKGDRLAVLSRNSHAFAALRFAVARIGAVLVPINFMLNPDEINFILKSSGAKLLATGPDFVEPAKAASAKDCAVEKMIWLPGEDPAAAPAGLSTFEDLLHSDSSYLEASVDSRDLAQIVYTSGTESLPKGAMLTHEAVMWQYVSCIVDGGMSVDDKFLHALPLYHCAQLDVFLGPQIYLGASGVITGKPTADNILALIQTHKITSFFAPPTIWIAMLRSPDFDKTDLSSLQKGYYGASIMPVEVLLELQRRLPAVKFWNFYGQTEIAPLATVLRPEDQLRKAGSAGKPVLNVETRVVNASMEDVKVGEVGEIVHRSPHLLSGYYNDPVKTAAAFSGGWFHSGDLATVDDEGHITVVDRVKDMIKTGGENVASREVEEMVYRIPGVSEVAVVGLPDPRWIEAVTAIVVVKAGETLDEDTVIKHCAGQMAHFKVPKRVIFVDALPKNPSGKLLKRELRQRFVGGETLDKAIQKNFET; from the coding sequence ATGTCGAGCGATACCACGGCCACCATCGCAAAAGCGCGCGAGCATTCGATCGGCGATCTGCTGCGCCGCTCCGCTGGCCGCGACCCTGACAAGCTCGCGGTGAGCTGCGGCAGCGTGAGCTGGAGCTTTGCCGAAATGGACGCGATCTGCAACCGGCTCGGCCGCGGCCTGCTGGGGCTCGGCGTCAAGAAGGGCGACCGCCTCGCGGTGCTGTCGCGCAATTCACATGCTTTCGCGGCGCTGCGTTTCGCCGTGGCGCGGATCGGCGCGGTGCTGGTGCCGATCAACTTCATGCTCAATCCGGACGAGATCAACTTCATCCTGAAGAGCTCCGGGGCAAAGCTGCTCGCGACCGGCCCCGATTTCGTCGAGCCGGCGAAGGCGGCGAGCGCCAAGGACTGCGCGGTCGAGAAGATGATCTGGCTGCCGGGCGAGGATCCGGCGGCGGCGCCGGCCGGTCTCTCCACCTTCGAAGATCTGCTTCATTCTGACAGCTCGTACCTGGAGGCGTCGGTCGACAGCCGGGATCTTGCGCAGATCGTCTACACCAGCGGCACGGAATCCCTTCCCAAGGGGGCGATGCTGACCCATGAAGCCGTGATGTGGCAATATGTGAGCTGCATCGTCGACGGCGGCATGAGCGTGGACGACAAATTCCTGCACGCGCTGCCGCTCTATCATTGCGCCCAGCTCGATGTCTTCTTGGGGCCGCAAATCTATCTCGGCGCCTCCGGCGTCATCACCGGCAAGCCGACCGCCGACAACATCCTCGCCCTGATCCAGACGCACAAGATCACCTCCTTCTTCGCGCCCCCGACGATCTGGATCGCGATGCTGCGTTCGCCTGACTTCGACAAGACCGATCTCTCGAGCCTGCAGAAGGGCTATTACGGCGCCTCGATCATGCCGGTGGAAGTCTTGCTTGAATTGCAGCGACGCCTGCCCGCCGTGAAATTCTGGAACTTCTACGGCCAGACCGAGATCGCGCCGCTTGCGACCGTGTTGCGGCCTGAGGACCAGCTTCGCAAGGCCGGCTCGGCCGGCAAGCCCGTGCTCAACGTGGAGACGCGGGTGGTTAACGCGTCGATGGAAGACGTGAAGGTCGGTGAGGTCGGCGAGATCGTGCACCGCTCGCCGCATCTGCTCTCCGGCTATTACAATGATCCGGTCAAAACCGCGGCGGCGTTTTCCGGCGGCTGGTTTCACTCCGGCGATCTCGCCACCGTCGATGACGAGGGTCACATCACGGTGGTCGATCGCGTCAAGGACATGATCAAGACCGGCGGCGAGAATGTCGCCAGCCGCGAGGTCGAGGAGATGGTCTATCGCATCCCCGGGGTTTCGGAAGTCGCCGTCGTCGGCTTGCCTGATCCGCGCTGGATCGAGGCGGTCACCGCGATCGTCGTGGTCAAGGCCGGCGAAACGCTCGACGAAGATACAGTCATCAAGCATTGCGCCGGTCAGATGGCACATTTCAAGGTGCCGAAACGGGTCATCTTCGTCGACGCCTTGCCGAAGAACCCGAGCGGCAAGCTGCTCAAGCGCGAGCTGCGCCAGCGCTTCGTCGGCGGTGAGACGCTCGACAAGGCGATCCAGAAGAATTTTGAGACGTGA
- a CDS encoding ABC transporter permease: MKRFRFNQQEIVFAVFALLFLVFSIFLNGFLTAENMLTLLQNVAVLGILGLAMAIVVIGRGIDISLIAALAVPPGLVLQMVQNGHSLPFSLLIAVLLTIAFGLVNGWLIAYAEVPSLFATLATGLLLAGLGQAALFQLDVVQWSAGMNGFERLGQGTILGIPTSIVMFAMACIVVAFLLRQTRWGAYIYAIGDNPYAARVTGMPSRPIIVLQYVIAALIGCFAGLVMAASVNSMPTRVFNSTLIYDVILVVVLGGIGLSGGRGGVLNVIIGTLLIGTMLNGMTIMDISYAGQNLIKGVVLLLAVITDSFLNPRNEETAQQGDI; this comes from the coding sequence ATGAAGCGCTTTCGATTCAATCAGCAAGAGATCGTGTTCGCCGTCTTTGCGTTACTCTTTCTCGTCTTCTCGATCTTCCTGAATGGCTTCCTGACAGCGGAGAATATGTTGACGCTGCTTCAGAACGTGGCAGTGCTCGGCATCCTCGGCCTTGCCATGGCCATCGTCGTGATCGGCCGCGGTATCGATATCTCGCTGATCGCAGCGCTTGCCGTGCCGCCGGGGCTGGTGCTCCAGATGGTGCAGAACGGCCATTCGCTGCCATTTTCGCTGCTGATCGCCGTGTTGCTCACGATTGCCTTCGGCCTCGTCAATGGCTGGCTGATCGCCTATGCCGAGGTCCCCTCGCTGTTTGCGACGCTGGCGACAGGCTTGCTGCTCGCCGGGCTGGGACAGGCAGCGCTGTTCCAGCTCGACGTGGTGCAATGGAGCGCGGGCATGAATGGCTTCGAGCGGCTCGGACAGGGCACTATTCTCGGCATTCCCACATCTATCGTGATGTTCGCGATGGCATGCATCGTGGTCGCCTTTCTGCTGCGCCAGACGCGCTGGGGCGCCTACATCTACGCGATCGGCGATAATCCTTACGCCGCGCGCGTCACCGGCATGCCCTCGCGCCCCATCATTGTGTTGCAATATGTGATTGCTGCATTGATCGGCTGCTTCGCGGGCCTCGTGATGGCCGCATCGGTCAATTCGATGCCGACCCGCGTCTTCAACTCGACGCTGATCTACGACGTGATCCTGGTGGTCGTGCTCGGCGGCATCGGCCTGTCAGGCGGCCGCGGCGGCGTGCTGAACGTCATCATCGGCACGCTGCTGATCGGCACCATGCTCAACGGCATGACCATCATGGACATTTCCTACGCCGGGCAAAATCTTATCAAAGGCGTGGTCCTGCTGCTCGCCGTCATCACGGACTCTTTCCTGAATCCGCGCAACGAAGAAACGGCACAGCAGGGCGATATCTGA
- a CDS encoding sugar ABC transporter substrate-binding protein: MKNSGKPTRAILAALTVTALTGPALAQQGLDEPFQKPFKEALAGKTVAYVPVAMNFDLTEGWYAGLKKELEPFGVKFVIRDANWNTNAGAQAVTSLISEKPAVMVVHNPDVQTYAKLLQRAENEGIYVIQINMGSAYRSSAFVGANWIEIGERDTEAVVKACEGKSNKIAIVQGALSAAASAYTLKGVENVLAKHPEIKVVSSQAADWDAAKAKAITQTVLKQNPDLCGIVGFWDGMDIGTAAAVKEAGLTGKVFLATSGGGERKGACELVKSGAFDLNMSYDVPTQAAQMAGTIKWLLSSGAKPGSIKGSEYTTLIPITKENADSQMSCWNLSDLKK, from the coding sequence ATGAAGAATTCTGGCAAGCCGACCAGGGCGATCCTGGCCGCCCTGACAGTCACAGCGTTGACCGGACCGGCGCTGGCCCAGCAGGGCCTGGACGAGCCGTTCCAGAAACCCTTCAAGGAGGCGCTCGCCGGCAAGACCGTGGCCTATGTGCCCGTTGCCATGAACTTCGACCTGACCGAGGGCTGGTACGCCGGCTTGAAGAAGGAGCTCGAGCCGTTCGGCGTCAAGTTCGTGATCCGCGACGCCAACTGGAACACCAACGCCGGCGCCCAGGCCGTCACCTCGCTGATTTCCGAGAAACCGGCAGTGATGGTGGTCCATAATCCCGACGTGCAGACCTACGCGAAGCTGCTCCAGCGCGCCGAGAACGAAGGCATCTACGTCATCCAGATCAACATGGGCTCGGCCTATCGCAGTTCCGCCTTCGTCGGCGCCAATTGGATCGAGATCGGCGAGCGGGACACCGAAGCCGTCGTCAAAGCCTGCGAGGGCAAGTCGAACAAGATCGCGATCGTGCAAGGCGCGCTGTCGGCGGCGGCGAGCGCTTATACGCTGAAGGGCGTCGAGAACGTGCTCGCCAAGCATCCCGAGATCAAGGTGGTGTCGAGCCAGGCGGCCGATTGGGACGCGGCCAAAGCGAAAGCGATCACGCAGACCGTGCTGAAGCAGAACCCCGATCTCTGCGGCATCGTCGGCTTCTGGGACGGAATGGACATCGGCACCGCTGCCGCGGTGAAAGAAGCCGGCCTGACCGGAAAGGTGTTCCTTGCGACATCGGGCGGCGGCGAGCGTAAAGGCGCTTGCGAGCTGGTGAAGTCCGGCGCGTTCGATCTCAACATGAGCTATGACGTGCCGACCCAGGCCGCACAGATGGCGGGCACGATCAAATGGCTGCTGTCGTCGGGCGCCAAGCCCGGCTCGATCAAGGGCTCGGAATACACCACGCTGATCCCGATCACCAAGGAGAACGCCGACAGCCAGATGTCATGCTGGAACCTGAGCGACCTCAAGAAATAG
- a CDS encoding ABC transporter permease, with translation MPMRDTITRLRYRYWPDHLLGEILSKRWTETAIPVILLLIVGFAFSRSIDNFLSPASLADTARQAGEIGFIALGLALVVIVGGIDLSVGSIFALTDFCALYLLDVAGWPVLAVVVATLLCGALLGAVNGILVGYLRLRAFITTLITLIIYRSAYDLLIQRYSNAIASAFPDIPSWDFIGAGSVLGIPTVALAYIVIAIFGHIFMTRLRPGWHITAIGGSRRSAYNSGIPVRRTIALCYVASGALTSIGALFFASRLGTVGGDIGVGLEVIVLTATVLGGITLGGGKGSVAKSAVGVLIVLLITNGLTTMNARGGVNRMALAGILLVAAMVDIRWQKNRTRIISKVYVAPTYHELPPPPSTEIGQGGPFEQNDKLRDVEAIGLGRIEAPEDVILDRHDNLYAGSRHGDIMRFLAPDYKEMEVFAHIGGQPLGMAFDRDDNLYVCIGGMGLYRITPDGTVEKATDETNRSMRSVNDDSRLRLADDLDITDDGLIFFSEATVRYEMDEWPIDGLEARGNGRIICYDTKTGTTRTELRGLKFPNGICVASDGQSILFAETFGCSIKRYWFAGPKKGQVEVVMDNLPGYPDNINLASDGNYWLALVGMRSPSLDLAWKMPGFRRRMAKRVPVDEWLFPNINTGCVVKFNEQGKIVESFWDLHGENHPMITSMREHRGYLYLGGILNNRIGRYKLENADPNFVQYDKRWGKQS, from the coding sequence ATGCCGATGCGCGACACCATCACACGCCTGCGCTACCGCTACTGGCCCGATCATCTCCTCGGTGAAATCCTGTCCAAGCGATGGACCGAGACAGCCATCCCGGTCATCCTTCTCCTGATCGTCGGCTTCGCCTTCAGCCGGTCCATCGACAATTTCCTGTCGCCTGCGAGCCTTGCGGACACCGCGCGCCAGGCCGGAGAGATCGGCTTCATTGCGCTCGGGCTCGCATTGGTGGTCATCGTCGGCGGCATCGATCTCTCTGTCGGGTCGATCTTTGCATTGACCGACTTCTGCGCCCTCTATCTGCTTGACGTCGCCGGCTGGCCGGTCCTGGCGGTGGTGGTCGCCACGCTGCTCTGCGGTGCCCTGCTCGGCGCCGTCAACGGCATCCTGGTAGGATATCTGCGACTGCGCGCCTTCATCACCACGCTGATCACCCTGATCATCTATCGCTCGGCTTACGACCTGCTGATCCAGCGCTACTCCAACGCGATCGCCTCGGCCTTTCCCGATATTCCATCCTGGGATTTCATCGGCGCCGGTTCTGTGCTCGGCATTCCCACCGTAGCGCTCGCCTATATCGTCATCGCCATCTTCGGTCATATCTTTATGACGCGGCTGCGGCCGGGCTGGCACATCACCGCGATCGGCGGCTCGCGCCGCTCGGCCTATAATTCGGGCATCCCCGTTCGCCGCACGATCGCGCTCTGCTACGTCGCGAGCGGCGCACTGACCAGCATCGGCGCGTTGTTCTTCGCCTCCCGGCTCGGCACCGTCGGCGGCGATATTGGCGTTGGGCTGGAGGTGATCGTGCTGACCGCGACCGTGCTCGGCGGCATCACGCTCGGTGGCGGCAAAGGTTCGGTTGCCAAATCGGCGGTCGGCGTGCTGATCGTGCTCCTGATCACGAACGGTCTGACGACGATGAACGCCCGCGGCGGCGTCAACCGCATGGCGCTCGCCGGCATCCTCCTCGTCGCCGCGATGGTCGACATCCGCTGGCAGAAGAACCGCACGCGTATCATCAGCAAGGTCTACGTCGCGCCGACCTATCACGAGCTGCCGCCACCGCCATCGACCGAGATCGGACAAGGCGGCCCGTTCGAGCAGAATGACAAGCTGCGTGACGTCGAGGCGATCGGCCTCGGCCGTATCGAGGCGCCGGAGGATGTCATCCTAGACCGCCACGACAATCTCTATGCCGGCTCACGCCACGGCGACATCATGCGCTTCCTGGCACCCGATTACAAAGAAATGGAGGTGTTCGCCCATATCGGCGGCCAGCCGCTCGGCATGGCTTTCGACCGCGACGACAATCTCTACGTCTGCATCGGCGGCATGGGGCTCTATCGCATCACGCCCGACGGCACGGTGGAAAAGGCGACCGACGAAACCAACCGCAGCATGCGTTCGGTCAACGACGACAGCCGGCTGCGGCTCGCCGACGACCTCGACATCACCGATGACGGACTGATCTTCTTCTCCGAGGCAACGGTCCGCTACGAGATGGACGAATGGCCGATCGACGGCTTGGAGGCGCGCGGCAACGGCCGCATCATCTGCTACGATACCAAGACCGGCACGACGCGCACCGAGCTGCGCGGCCTCAAATTTCCCAACGGGATCTGCGTGGCCAGCGACGGCCAGTCGATCCTGTTCGCCGAAACCTTCGGCTGCTCGATCAAGCGCTATTGGTTCGCGGGGCCGAAGAAGGGCCAAGTCGAAGTCGTGATGGACAATCTGCCTGGATACCCCGACAACATCAACCTCGCCTCAGACGGCAATTACTGGCTCGCGTTGGTCGGCATGCGTAGCCCCTCGCTCGATCTCGCCTGGAAGATGCCGGGCTTTCGCCGCCGCATGGCTAAGCGCGTGCCGGTCGACGAATGGCTGTTCCCCAACATCAACACCGGCTGCGTGGTCAAGTTCAACGAGCAGGGCAAGATCGTCGAGTCGTTCTGGGACCTGCACGGCGAAAATCATCCGATGATCACCTCGATGCGCGAGCATCGCGGCTACCTCTATCTCGGCGGCATCCTCAATAACCGTATCGGTCGCTACAAGCTCGAAAATGCCGATCCGAACTTCGTCCAATATGACAAAAGGTGGGGGAAGCAGTCGTGA
- a CDS encoding sugar ABC transporter ATP-binding protein produces the protein MSDIALSLRKATKLYAGVPAIDGVDFDLRRGEIHALVGENGAGKSTLTKVMAGVVTLTSGSMTIDGAEVAPKTPLEARNLGIAMVFQENSLVPTMTVAQNLFLGQEKFYNRLRGIYIAAQQFLQSLNFDVTPTATVSGLGAAKKQMVEIARAVLHRAKVIIFDEPTASLTPEEKKYFFDLVRDLKKRGVSIVFISHALEEALLLADRITVLRDGKHVVTDDVGRFDRAAIVQAMVGRDLSNTLYGARKSSVRPAGARVLTVQNLKMAPMVKNNSLSVFAGQITGVFGLVGAGRTETFKIVAGVLKRDFFHGGEILLHDQPVRYRVPAPAVKAGIAYVTEDRKIEGFFETASIARNIYLGLLSKFPRGRALLSRREADAVGKTWIERLKVRAIGDHGKVVELSGGNQQKVVIAKSLVQEPDLIIFDEPTRGVDVGAIVEIHELINRLADEGKAVVVISSYLPEIMALSDRILVSRQGKVVEEFSALEATEEKIMYAAIH, from the coding sequence ATGAGCGACATCGCACTCTCGCTGCGCAAGGCGACAAAGCTCTACGCCGGCGTGCCCGCCATCGACGGAGTCGACTTCGACCTCCGCCGCGGCGAGATCCATGCACTCGTCGGCGAGAACGGCGCCGGCAAGTCGACCCTCACCAAGGTCATGGCCGGCGTGGTGACGCTGACCTCGGGGAGCATGACGATCGACGGCGCCGAGGTCGCACCGAAGACGCCGCTGGAGGCGCGCAATCTCGGCATCGCCATGGTGTTCCAGGAGAACAGCCTGGTACCGACCATGACGGTCGCGCAAAACCTGTTTCTCGGACAGGAGAAGTTCTACAACCGCCTGCGCGGCATCTACATCGCCGCACAGCAATTCCTGCAATCGCTCAATTTCGACGTCACGCCGACCGCCACCGTCAGCGGCCTCGGTGCGGCCAAGAAGCAGATGGTGGAGATCGCGCGCGCGGTCCTGCACCGCGCCAAGGTCATCATCTTCGACGAGCCGACAGCGTCGCTGACGCCGGAAGAGAAGAAATACTTCTTCGACCTGGTCCGCGACCTCAAAAAGCGCGGCGTCTCGATCGTCTTCATCTCGCATGCCCTGGAAGAGGCTCTGCTGCTCGCCGACCGCATCACCGTGCTGCGGGACGGCAAACATGTCGTGACCGACGATGTCGGCAGGTTCGACCGCGCGGCGATCGTGCAGGCCATGGTCGGACGCGATCTCTCCAACACGCTCTATGGTGCACGAAAGAGCAGCGTGCGGCCGGCCGGCGCACGGGTGCTCACCGTGCAAAACTTGAAGATGGCGCCGATGGTGAAGAATAATTCGCTGTCGGTGTTCGCGGGGCAGATCACGGGTGTATTTGGCCTCGTCGGTGCGGGCCGTACGGAGACGTTCAAGATTGTTGCCGGCGTGCTCAAGCGCGACTTCTTCCATGGCGGCGAGATCCTGCTGCACGACCAGCCGGTGCGCTATCGGGTGCCGGCGCCTGCCGTCAAAGCCGGCATCGCCTATGTCACGGAGGATCGCAAGATCGAGGGGTTCTTCGAGACGGCCTCGATCGCGCGCAACATTTATCTTGGACTTCTGTCGAAGTTTCCGCGAGGCCGCGCGCTGCTATCGCGGCGGGAAGCGGATGCCGTCGGCAAGACCTGGATCGAGCGGCTCAAGGTTCGGGCCATCGGCGATCATGGCAAGGTCGTCGAGCTTTCCGGCGGCAATCAGCAGAAAGTGGTGATCGCGAAATCGCTGGTGCAGGAGCCTGATTTGATCATCTTCGACGAGCCGACCCGCGGCGTCGACGTCGGCGCCATCGTCGAGATCCACGAGTTGATCAATCGACTAGCTGACGAGGGCAAGGCGGTCGTGGTCATCTCGTCCTATCTGCCCGAGATCATGGCGCTCTCCGACCGCATCCTGGTCTCCCGCCAGGGCAAGGTCGTGGAGGAGTTCTCCGCGCTGGAGGCCACGGAGGAGAAGATCATGTATGCGGCAATTCACTAG
- a CDS encoding HlyD family secretion protein: MNFAPGRVLAAIAIVLAGGGYYYWQHRDSNPLPPGFARGNGRIEAVEIDIATKTPGRIREILVNEGDFVSAGQVLARMDTEQLQAQRRQAEAQLQRATINVETAKSLVNQREAERKAAEAVVDQRVAQLDTTSRKLDRSEQLIKTSAVSQQVLDDDRSANATAKAALAAAQAQVAASEAAISSSRAMVIDAGAAVDAAKAAIESINADLNDSVLKAPREGRVQYRVSQPGEVLAAGGRVLNMVDLGDVYMTFFLPTADAGRVAIGTEVRLVLDAIPQYVIPAKATFVADVAQFTPKTVETEEERQKLMFRIKAHIAPDLLRRHIEHVKTGLPGMAYVQLDPAAQWPDTLKIKLTR; this comes from the coding sequence ATGAACTTTGCACCGGGTCGCGTCCTCGCCGCGATCGCCATCGTCCTCGCGGGCGGCGGCTACTACTATTGGCAGCATCGCGATTCCAATCCACTGCCGCCGGGCTTCGCCCGCGGCAACGGTCGCATCGAGGCAGTCGAGATCGACATCGCCACCAAGACGCCGGGCCGGATCCGCGAGATCCTGGTCAACGAAGGGGATTTCGTCAGTGCGGGCCAGGTTCTGGCGCGCATGGACACCGAGCAGTTGCAGGCCCAGCGCCGGCAGGCCGAAGCGCAGCTCCAGCGCGCTACGATCAACGTCGAGACCGCAAAGAGCCTCGTCAACCAGCGCGAGGCCGAGCGCAAGGCTGCCGAGGCCGTGGTCGACCAGCGTGTCGCGCAGCTCGACACCACGAGCCGCAAGCTCGATCGCTCCGAGCAATTGATCAAGACGAGCGCGGTGTCGCAGCAGGTGCTGGATGATGATCGCTCCGCCAATGCCACTGCGAAGGCCGCACTCGCCGCGGCTCAGGCCCAGGTGGCGGCATCGGAAGCCGCAATCAGCTCCTCGCGCGCCATGGTAATCGATGCCGGCGCCGCCGTCGACGCAGCGAAGGCTGCCATCGAAAGCATTAACGCCGACCTCAATGACAGCGTCTTGAAGGCGCCGCGCGAGGGCCGCGTGCAATATCGCGTGTCGCAGCCGGGCGAGGTGCTCGCGGCCGGCGGTCGCGTCCTCAACATGGTCGATCTCGGCGACGTCTACATGACGTTTTTTCTGCCGACGGCCGATGCCGGACGGGTCGCCATTGGTACCGAGGTCCGCCTCGTGCTCGATGCCATCCCGCAATACGTGATTCCAGCCAAGGCCACCTTCGTCGCCGACGTCGCGCAATTCACGCCCAAGACGGTCGAGACCGAGGAAGAGCGCCAGAAACTGATGTTCCGGATCAAGGCGCATATCGCGCCCGACCTTCTGCGTCGGCACATCGAACACGTGAAGACCGGCCTGCCCGGCATGGCCTATGTGCAGCTCGATCCAGCCGCGCAATGGCCCGACACCCTCAAGATCAAGCTGACCCGATGA